One stretch of Roseiconus lacunae DNA includes these proteins:
- a CDS encoding (2Fe-2S) ferredoxin domain-containing protein has translation MKDAKKVASEVASAAKKARKLGFGQSSHVLVVCMDRKTGKCCRGDAMADAWKHLKTRCRELRKSGREPVIRVKAECLDICKAGPIIGVLPDDIWYGHCTPAVIDRIIDEHLSAGNVVEEYVIASKPSAAER, from the coding sequence ATGAAGGATGCGAAGAAAGTAGCGTCGGAAGTCGCTTCTGCCGCAAAGAAAGCCCGCAAGTTAGGCTTTGGGCAATCGTCTCATGTTTTGGTCGTATGCATGGACCGAAAGACCGGCAAGTGCTGCCGGGGCGATGCGATGGCTGACGCATGGAAGCATCTAAAGACGCGTTGCCGAGAACTTCGGAAAAGCGGACGTGAGCCTGTGATTCGCGTGAAAGCAGAGTGCCTGGATATCTGCAAGGCGGGCCCGATTATCGGCGTATTGCCGGATGATATTTGGTACGGCCACTGCACCCCGGCGGTGATCGATCGAATCATTGACGAACATCTCAGCGCAGGGAATGTCGTTGAAGAATACGTGATCGCTTCCAAACCATCAGCCGCAGAGCGCTAG
- a CDS encoding sulfatase-like hydrolase/transferase has translation MFAFSSPNDSPIDRKFLAANRWRRLLVMLAFFIGASKARAETPPNVLLILADDLGYSDLGCYGGEIQTPNLDSIADGGLRFTQFYNTGRCWPTRGALLSGYYAQQIRRDFLPGVTSGGQGTRPEWAKLLPEMLASAGYRSYHTGKWHIDGKPTESGFDVSSLNQVGRYFRPLPGKDGRRGRPLEFKDDFYLTSAMADDAIANLKQHQQRHSNKPFFQYLAFTAPHFPLHALSEDIAIYDQTYQVGWDVIRRRRFEKMRSIGVIDSKAASHLSAVEPQLGPPYHFPDAFEILGEDEVNRPMPWAKLTKTQQLFQAKKMAIHAAMIHRMDIEIGRVFDQIRSMNAWENTLVMFLSDNGASAEIMVRGDGHDPQAKPGSGQTYLCLGPGWSTTCNTPFRRHKTWTHEGGIATPFLVSWPRGVGSPGSIRRSVQHVIDVVPTVVELAGASRSDQSPQPPGVSFAKQLPEPVDTEPRTLWWYHDAHRAIRQGDWKAVSPKDEPWELYHLASDRIENVDLAIPEGQKLRELTSQWEKMKQAMTELASKDLTPEQLKRSAGAQHTSEKMLQAQRAAQPKRSQHLLGGQAFRVADRHAFLIAPDGTDAGQADKPWIFYAPALSRYPDQNESWMFKRFLEAGVAIAGIDVGEGYGSPHSQSKFDALYDEMVRRGYSSKPALLGRSRGGLWVSRFAIERPERVAAIGGIYPVFDYTTYPGIERAASVYGVSASQLEQNQESLNPIKRAAEIAESMIPVYLIHGTEDQVVPIEENSNALETAYQKARQGELITVKRIHDQGHNLYQGFFRDEGLTNFLINAAKGQANAAAGQSSIPVR, from the coding sequence ATGTTTGCGTTTAGTTCCCCTAATGATTCGCCAATTGATCGAAAGTTCCTCGCCGCGAATCGATGGCGGCGTCTCTTAGTGATGCTCGCATTTTTTATCGGAGCGTCCAAAGCCCGAGCCGAGACGCCACCAAACGTTTTGCTCATTCTCGCAGATGACCTGGGCTACTCCGATCTCGGTTGTTACGGCGGCGAAATTCAAACTCCGAACTTGGATTCAATTGCCGACGGCGGGCTGCGATTTACACAGTTTTACAACACGGGGCGTTGTTGGCCGACGCGAGGGGCGCTGTTAAGTGGCTATTACGCGCAACAAATTCGGCGTGACTTTTTGCCTGGCGTCACCAGCGGTGGGCAGGGGACGAGGCCGGAATGGGCGAAGCTATTACCGGAAATGCTCGCTTCGGCAGGATACCGTTCCTATCACACTGGAAAATGGCACATCGACGGGAAGCCAACCGAGAGCGGTTTTGATGTTTCGTCACTGAATCAGGTCGGACGCTACTTTCGGCCGCTTCCGGGAAAAGACGGTCGACGTGGGCGACCGCTGGAATTTAAGGACGACTTTTATCTGACCAGTGCAATGGCCGACGATGCGATCGCCAATCTGAAGCAGCATCAACAGCGGCATTCAAACAAACCGTTTTTTCAATATTTGGCATTCACCGCACCACACTTTCCACTTCATGCATTATCAGAAGACATTGCGATTTACGATCAAACGTACCAGGTCGGCTGGGATGTGATCCGCCGTCGACGCTTTGAAAAAATGCGATCGATCGGCGTGATTGATTCCAAGGCCGCTAGTCATTTGTCCGCCGTCGAACCACAACTAGGGCCACCGTATCACTTTCCCGATGCGTTTGAGATCTTGGGCGAGGACGAAGTCAATCGGCCGATGCCTTGGGCTAAGTTGACGAAGACGCAGCAACTGTTCCAGGCAAAAAAGATGGCGATCCATGCGGCGATGATCCATCGTATGGATATCGAAATCGGAAGAGTCTTTGATCAGATTCGATCGATGAATGCATGGGAGAACACGCTGGTGATGTTTCTGTCCGACAACGGCGCGAGTGCGGAGATCATGGTTCGTGGTGATGGGCATGACCCGCAAGCAAAACCGGGGTCGGGGCAAACTTATCTTTGTTTGGGGCCGGGATGGTCGACGACATGCAATACACCGTTTCGCCGTCACAAAACCTGGACTCACGAAGGTGGGATCGCGACTCCGTTCCTCGTGTCGTGGCCGCGAGGCGTCGGATCTCCAGGATCAATTAGGCGTAGCGTTCAGCACGTGATCGACGTCGTCCCAACGGTCGTCGAACTCGCCGGTGCGTCTCGATCAGATCAATCGCCCCAGCCGCCTGGTGTTAGCTTTGCCAAGCAGTTGCCCGAACCTGTCGATACCGAACCACGAACACTTTGGTGGTATCACGATGCACACCGCGCGATTCGTCAGGGCGATTGGAAAGCCGTTTCGCCAAAAGACGAGCCCTGGGAGTTGTACCACTTGGCTTCCGACCGAATCGAAAATGTCGACTTGGCGATTCCAGAGGGTCAAAAATTGCGTGAGCTGACATCACAGTGGGAGAAGATGAAGCAGGCCATGACCGAACTTGCTTCGAAGGACCTGACACCCGAACAGCTCAAGAGATCTGCTGGTGCGCAACACACCAGTGAGAAAATGTTGCAAGCCCAACGAGCGGCTCAGCCAAAACGCTCCCAGCACTTGCTCGGTGGGCAGGCTTTCCGAGTTGCCGATCGCCATGCATTTCTGATTGCTCCCGATGGGACGGACGCCGGGCAGGCTGACAAGCCGTGGATTTTTTATGCACCGGCACTCAGCCGTTATCCCGATCAGAATGAGTCGTGGATGTTCAAACGATTCCTGGAGGCTGGTGTCGCAATCGCAGGCATCGACGTCGGCGAAGGATACGGCAGCCCACACAGTCAGTCTAAGTTCGATGCGTTGTATGACGAGATGGTCCGCCGAGGTTACAGTTCAAAGCCGGCTTTACTTGGCCGCTCCCGTGGCGGACTCTGGGTAAGCCGATTCGCGATCGAACGTCCAGAACGTGTCGCCGCAATCGGTGGAATCTATCCGGTGTTTGATTACACCACCTATCCCGGAATCGAACGTGCCGCGTCCGTCTACGGTGTCTCGGCGTCGCAGCTGGAGCAAAACCAAGAGAGTCTGAATCCGATCAAAAGAGCGGCGGAAATTGCCGAGTCGATGATCCCTGTATACCTGATTCATGGCACCGAAGATCAAGTGGTGCCGATCGAGGAGAATTCAAACGCTCTTGAAACCGCCTATCAAAAGGCAAGGCAGGGCGAGTTGATCACCGTCAAACGCATCCACGACCAAGGCCACAATCTATACCAAGGCTTTTTCCGAGACGAAGGTTTGACCAACTTCCTGATCAATGCGGCGAAGGGTCAGGCCAACGCCGCGGCGGGCCAATCTTCGATACCGGTCCGATGA
- a CDS encoding outer membrane protein assembly factor BamB family protein yields MRLSRFAYAAIVASCLTGTGLADWPQYRGPNGDGKIAESLATPSGVELNVEWSAKTPLGFSSFAVADGSAFTIVVKDNSETVVSLDAKNGNEQWEYRMGTNDYGHGGGDAGAPGNRGGDGPRSTPTISDGKVYVYDSHLVLHCLDAQSGDLQWKHDIVAEYAGKNIKWLNATSPIVDGNRVFVSGGGEGQSFLAFDKTNGELIWKTGSETITHATPVLATIEGKKQLINFVQSGLVSLDAETGEELWRTIFRFSVSTAASPVVNGSNVYCSAGYSVGAGYFKVVNNSTVEDIWVQENKLMNHWSTPVVHNGHLYGIFEFKKYGRAPLKCVDLKTGEIVWSESGFGPGNCILVGEKLVVLSDAGEVAIVNATTDGYQELARKDVLDGKCWSTPAYSDGRIFVRSTEEAACISLQ; encoded by the coding sequence ATGAGACTTTCAAGATTTGCCTACGCCGCGATTGTCGCTAGCTGTTTGACCGGAACTGGTCTGGCGGATTGGCCGCAGTACCGCGGTCCCAACGGCGATGGAAAAATTGCCGAATCGCTGGCCACACCGAGCGGTGTAGAGCTGAATGTCGAATGGTCAGCGAAGACCCCACTCGGTTTCAGCTCGTTCGCCGTCGCTGATGGAAGTGCGTTCACGATCGTTGTCAAAGACAACTCTGAAACAGTCGTATCGCTCGACGCCAAAAACGGTAACGAACAATGGGAATACCGGATGGGCACGAACGACTACGGGCACGGAGGCGGCGACGCCGGAGCCCCCGGCAACCGAGGCGGTGACGGCCCGCGTTCGACGCCAACAATAAGCGACGGCAAAGTCTATGTTTATGACTCACACCTGGTGCTTCACTGCCTGGACGCCCAGTCGGGCGATCTTCAGTGGAAACATGACATCGTCGCCGAGTATGCCGGAAAAAACATCAAGTGGCTCAATGCGACCAGTCCAATCGTCGACGGAAATCGTGTGTTCGTCAGCGGCGGCGGCGAAGGACAATCGTTCCTTGCCTTCGACAAAACCAACGGTGAATTGATCTGGAAAACCGGTAGCGAAACCATCACCCACGCGACGCCTGTCCTGGCAACAATCGAAGGTAAGAAACAACTGATCAACTTTGTTCAATCCGGGTTGGTTTCGTTGGATGCCGAAACGGGTGAGGAACTTTGGCGAACGATTTTCCGCTTTAGCGTTTCGACCGCGGCCTCACCGGTGGTCAACGGAAGCAACGTCTATTGTTCAGCCGGATATTCGGTCGGCGCCGGGTACTTCAAAGTCGTCAACAACAGCACCGTCGAAGACATCTGGGTCCAAGAAAACAAACTGATGAACCACTGGAGCACGCCCGTCGTTCATAACGGACATCTGTATGGGATTTTCGAATTCAAGAAGTACGGGCGGGCGCCGCTGAAGTGTGTTGATCTTAAAACCGGCGAGATCGTTTGGAGCGAATCGGGCTTCGGGCCAGGCAACTGTATCCTCGTTGGCGAAAAACTAGTTGTCCTGTCTGACGCCGGTGAAGTCGCGATCGTCAATGCGACGACGGATGGCTACCAAGAATTGGCGAGGAAAGACGTCCTCGATGGCAAATGCTGGTCAACGCCGGCTTATAGTGACGGACGTATCTTCGTCCGCAGCACCGAGGAAGCTGCTTGCATCAGCTTGCAGTAG
- a CDS encoding sugar phosphate isomerase/epimerase family protein — MLKNFSPKALGINGRQSELIELALTYGFVSMDVDMYEMLRRAQRSTAEDATKFVRAALGEGTGRLEQIGGFPLEVDLDAEDAAFTSQLGTLHPLSELAESLGVTRAYVNLPASTDRMPYHEYFELQRGRIAQIADVLASRNIKLGVGFDATTDQAEPKQFDFIRNVEGLIAFVNAVASDSVGFIVDTWDWVVGGGALDQLSELPGDKIVAVRIGSLADDADPAKATRKDCVLPTQEGSLNHVNVVKQLAAAGFEGPISPAASPSQYKGQTRENTVTQAQEAIDGITNAAGLEVKPLPMELIEEDAMNESAAPMS, encoded by the coding sequence ATGCTAAAGAATTTTTCGCCCAAAGCACTCGGCATCAACGGTCGCCAGAGTGAGCTTATCGAATTGGCTCTGACGTACGGTTTCGTGTCGATGGACGTGGACATGTACGAAATGCTGCGACGCGCCCAACGCTCGACCGCCGAAGACGCGACCAAATTTGTCCGCGCCGCGCTTGGCGAAGGCACCGGGCGATTGGAACAAATCGGCGGTTTTCCTTTGGAAGTTGACCTCGACGCCGAAGACGCCGCGTTCACCAGCCAGCTCGGAACGCTACACCCGCTGTCCGAATTGGCCGAAAGCCTTGGTGTGACACGTGCTTACGTCAATCTGCCGGCTTCGACCGACCGCATGCCTTACCACGAGTACTTCGAGCTGCAACGCGGCCGAATCGCTCAAATCGCCGACGTGCTCGCATCACGTAACATCAAATTGGGTGTTGGCTTTGACGCAACCACCGATCAAGCCGAACCCAAACAATTCGACTTCATTCGCAACGTCGAAGGTTTGATCGCGTTTGTTAACGCCGTCGCCAGTGATTCGGTCGGCTTCATTGTCGACACCTGGGACTGGGTCGTCGGAGGCGGCGCGCTTGATCAACTAAGCGAATTACCCGGTGACAAGATCGTCGCCGTTCGCATCGGATCACTGGCCGATGACGCCGATCCAGCAAAGGCGACCCGCAAAGATTGTGTCCTTCCGACCCAAGAAGGCTCGCTGAACCACGTCAACGTCGTCAAGCAGCTTGCAGCGGCCGGGTTCGAAGGTCCGATCTCACCCGCCGCGTCGCCGTCGCAGTACAAAGGCCAAACGCGCGAAAACACCGTCACTCAAGCTCAAGAAGCGATCGACGGCATCACCAACGCGGCTGGTCTAGAAGTTAAACCGCTGCCGATGGAACTGATTGAAGAAGACGCGATGAACGAGTCGGCCGCTCCTATGAGCTGA